A section of the Pseudophryne corroboree isolate aPseCor3 chromosome 11, aPseCor3.hap2, whole genome shotgun sequence genome encodes:
- the RBMX2 gene encoding RNA-binding motif protein, X-linked 2, with protein MNPLTKVKLINELNAREASLGVRESVSWHQDYKDSAWIFLGGLPFELTEGDVICVFSQYGEVVNINLVRDKSTGRSRGFCFLCYEDQRSTVLAVDNLNGIKLKGRTIRVDHVANYRPPKDADDIDEVTKDLREKGCGAQTPSPSASEEEPVEPQKTEREKRKKRKKERKDRSHERKKSANVDQPIKQERNDPGYEKYNTKPHNSRLARD; from the exons ATGAA TCCCCTCACAAAAGTGAAGCTGATTAATGAGCTGAATGCCCGCGAGGCCAGCCTTGGGGTGCGGGAGTCAGTGTCGTGGCATCAAGACTACAAGGACAGCGCTTGGATCTTTCTGG gtggTCTGCCTTTTGAGTTGACTGAAGGGGAcgttatttgtgtattttcaca GTATGGGGAGGTGGTCAATATCAATCTGGTTCGTGATAAATCTACCGGCCGCTCTCGTGGCTTCTGCTTCCTGTGTTACGAGGATCAGAGGAGCACAGTGCTGGCTGTGGATAATCTGAATGGGATcaag TTGAAGGGGCGCACAATTCGTGTGGATCATGTGGCTAATTATCGCCCCCCTAAAGACGCTGATGATATTGATGAAGTTACTAAAGACTTGAGGGAAAAAGGCTGTGGAGCACAGACGCCATCTCCATCTGCATCAGAGGAGGAGCCGGTGGAACCACAGAAGACAGAGAGAG aaaaaagaaaaaaacgtaAAAAGGAGCGCAAGGACCGTTCCCATGAAAGAAAAAAAAGCGCAAACGTTGATCAGCCAATCAAGCAAGAACGCAACGATCCAGGCTACGAAAAATACAATACTAAACCGCACAATTCCAGACTGGCGAGAGATTAG